A portion of the Bdellovibrio bacteriovorus genome contains these proteins:
- a CDS encoding chemotaxis protein CheW translates to MSDVTKAKPGQYLTFQLMAEQYGVAIETVREINQFGEITPVPRTPDYVKGVMNLRGKIIPVVNLRIKFGMDSQDTTRDTCIIVIDTEIGQVGMIVDSVKEVVDLQESQIEPSPVLGNENAMSFVRGMGKVDNKVVILVDIVSAFSADQMGQMAHFSHTPEKAAA, encoded by the coding sequence ATGAGCGACGTTACTAAAGCAAAACCAGGGCAATACTTAACTTTTCAATTGATGGCCGAACAATACGGTGTCGCTATTGAAACAGTTCGCGAAATCAATCAGTTCGGCGAGATCACACCGGTACCTCGCACACCGGACTATGTAAAAGGTGTGATGAATCTTCGCGGCAAGATCATTCCAGTAGTCAACTTACGTATTAAGTTTGGCATGGATTCACAAGACACTACTCGTGACACTTGCATCATCGTTATCGACACTGAAATCGGTCAAGTAGGTATGATCGTGGATTCAGTTAAAGAGGTCGTGGACCTTCAAGAATCACAAATCGAGCCGTCTCCAGTTCTAGGCAACGAAAACGCGATGTCGTTCGTTCGCGGCATGGGCAAAGTAGACAATAAAGTTGTGATTTTGGTTGATATCGTATCAGCGTTCTCTGCGGATCAGATGGGCCAAATGGCTCATTTCTCTCACACCCCTGAAAAAGCAGCGGCGTAA
- a CDS encoding chemotaxis protein CheA, translated as MSGDNAFFEELQMDFLNESAFMLEQYEEYMMKLENSTDPARDLTDIFRVAHSVKGGAAAVGLADLCKFAHVMEDLLDLLRSQPHLVNSNVISLLLKSGDELKNRVAFLQQGQSGHWDPKELVNQLIVIREELSGKKSKHHSVTDAEPVASAPADEEVKIAAPDDFFSPAPEGEDHTNHELLAELLAQLSPEDQAEFHAKEAHTPPPVVAAAPAPTPAPTPAPAPQAAVKPAPALKVVEDASAAQGNGNGGANGKAPNRQLNSTIKVDTGRVDSVLDAVGELVVLKNQLVHDETVRSGESLRLEAIVDQLDKAVRELYEKTLSIRMTPLKSAFTKIQRIVRDVSLQLDKPVDLQLIGEETEVERTVFELLGDPLVHLVRNSMDHGVEKKEVRLERGKPATAKVVVSAKQSGGNVIIDITDDGGGINREKVLNKAIERGFVPKNVDPASIPDEQVFQYIFQPGFSTADKISDLSGRGVGLDVVKSNLDKINGKINIYSKPAQGSTFRLTIPLSTAITDGIIVALDGARYILPIHSIREIVRVLPKDYTNVSGAGKVANIRGVLLPVIDVSRTLGSINWTLNEKDQKRAQKKENSLSARREETMLVIIESMTGQMAFPVDDVLGQAQVVVKSITTGHDIPEVAGAAILGDGKTVLILDPGALVNSIVKGREIAA; from the coding sequence ATGAGCGGTGACAACGCCTTTTTTGAAGAACTACAGATGGACTTTTTGAATGAGTCCGCTTTCATGCTTGAGCAGTATGAAGAATATATGATGAAGCTGGAAAACAGCACAGATCCCGCTCGCGATTTAACCGATATTTTCCGCGTAGCCCACTCGGTAAAAGGGGGAGCCGCAGCGGTAGGTTTAGCGGATCTTTGTAAGTTCGCTCATGTGATGGAAGATCTGTTAGATCTTTTACGTTCCCAACCTCATTTAGTAAATTCAAACGTTATTTCTTTGCTTTTAAAATCCGGTGATGAGTTAAAAAACCGTGTCGCGTTTTTACAGCAAGGTCAATCTGGGCACTGGGATCCTAAAGAGCTAGTGAATCAATTGATCGTGATCCGCGAAGAACTTTCCGGCAAGAAATCTAAACACCATTCAGTGACAGACGCTGAACCTGTGGCCTCAGCCCCGGCGGATGAAGAAGTAAAAATCGCTGCTCCCGATGACTTCTTCTCTCCAGCACCTGAAGGTGAAGATCATACGAATCATGAATTATTAGCTGAACTTTTAGCTCAGTTATCTCCTGAAGATCAGGCCGAGTTCCATGCGAAGGAGGCACACACTCCGCCTCCTGTCGTGGCAGCGGCTCCGGCGCCTACACCAGCTCCAACTCCCGCGCCGGCTCCGCAAGCGGCGGTAAAACCTGCTCCGGCATTGAAGGTAGTTGAAGATGCTTCTGCCGCCCAAGGTAACGGTAATGGTGGTGCTAATGGTAAAGCCCCTAATAGGCAGCTTAATTCCACAATCAAAGTCGACACGGGTCGCGTTGATTCCGTTCTTGATGCAGTGGGTGAGCTTGTTGTTTTAAAAAATCAATTAGTGCATGACGAAACGGTGCGCAGTGGAGAGAGTCTTCGCCTTGAGGCCATCGTTGATCAATTAGATAAAGCCGTGCGCGAGCTTTACGAAAAGACATTGAGCATTCGCATGACGCCGCTAAAATCGGCGTTCACAAAAATCCAACGTATCGTTCGGGACGTCTCTTTACAACTGGATAAGCCAGTAGATTTACAATTGATCGGTGAAGAGACAGAGGTGGAACGTACCGTATTTGAACTTTTGGGTGACCCTTTGGTTCACTTGGTGCGTAACTCGATGGACCACGGGGTTGAGAAAAAAGAAGTTCGTTTAGAACGCGGTAAACCGGCAACGGCAAAAGTTGTCGTTTCGGCGAAGCAATCCGGTGGTAACGTTATTATCGATATCACGGATGACGGTGGTGGTATCAATCGCGAGAAGGTTTTAAACAAAGCTATCGAAAGAGGTTTTGTCCCTAAGAATGTGGACCCTGCTTCTATTCCCGATGAACAAGTTTTCCAATACATTTTCCAACCGGGATTTTCGACGGCAGATAAGATTTCTGACTTATCCGGTCGAGGTGTGGGTTTGGATGTAGTGAAATCCAACTTGGATAAAATCAACGGTAAGATCAATATCTATTCTAAACCAGCTCAAGGTTCCACGTTCCGTTTAACTATTCCTTTAAGCACGGCGATCACTGACGGTATCATCGTCGCTTTGGATGGAGCTCGTTACATCTTACCAATTCACTCTATTCGTGAAATCGTGCGTGTTTTACCAAAAGATTACACGAATGTTTCGGGTGCGGGTAAAGTTGCCAACATCCGCGGTGTTTTGTTGCCCGTGATCGATGTCTCTCGGACTTTGGGGTCTATCAACTGGACTTTGAATGAAAAAGATCAAAAGCGTGCGCAGAAAAAAGAAAACTCTTTAAGTGCGCGTCGTGAAGAAACCATGCTGGTGATTATTGAGTCTATGACGGGTCAAATGGCGTTCCCCGTGGACGACGTTTTGGGTCAAGCGCAAGTGGTGGTGAAGTCAATTACAACAGGTCACGACATCCCTGAAGTTGCTGGTGCGGCGATCTTGGGGGACGGTAAAACCGTCTTAATCCTAGATCCAGGCGCTTTAGTTAATAGTATTGTCAAAGGACGGGAGATCGCGGCATGA
- a CDS encoding transketolase C-terminal domain-containing protein — protein sequence MTEPIQIKTKLAGNPTKEPQFKTHVKTKDGRQIAVADPNATRSLVSLMNMNAVLGGAAAHYGGPAALAELWSALHGYVFDASARENKQWYDMFHIVNDAGHCENGLYALKANYGMAGLTIESLKKFRSIESGLTGHGEVHLFPEGVFISNGPLGSAFPQTQGLAMGEALSGKNRVTITTISDGACMEGEAKEAFAAIPGFAKNGKMGPYVLIISDNNTKLSGRIDAESFSMTPTFNSLKDLGWNVITLTEGNDLQKSFDTIAQAVEMAKANPKAPVVIHARTVKGIGTKKTAESASGGHGFPLKSPSELAAFLGEINNGVALEALYTGWIEELVKHEADLKAKAVKDTGEKIQIGVSAAMVRARKAGLPVISVTSDLPGSTGVAGFRKEFPNDSVDVGIAESNMVSTAGGLSKLGYIPVVDTFAQFGVTKGALPLTMGSLSEAPIIAIFSHTGFQDAADGASHQALSYLAMTSSIPHLDVYCLSCSEEADALVTAAIENFAKERKAGRVPNSSVFFLGRENFPKSYISPAGYDLKKAQVLRDTVKDKAKSVTIATTGSLVPQALQAAQDLEAKGLGVVVINSPCVNHFDLATFKTAIEKTEGRLITADDHQVIGGFGQMLAHALLQADVAVKVKSLGVHGEFGQSAYTAQDLYRKHKVDASAIVETAGSFFQKSGAW from the coding sequence ATGACAGAACCCATCCAAATCAAAACAAAACTCGCGGGGAACCCTACCAAGGAACCTCAATTCAAAACTCATGTCAAAACCAAAGACGGACGACAAATTGCGGTCGCCGATCCGAATGCCACGCGCTCATTGGTGTCTTTGATGAATATGAACGCCGTTCTGGGCGGGGCGGCGGCTCACTATGGCGGGCCAGCGGCTTTAGCAGAATTGTGGTCGGCACTTCATGGGTATGTTTTTGATGCTTCGGCTCGCGAAAATAAACAGTGGTATGACATGTTTCATATCGTGAACGATGCGGGACACTGTGAAAACGGTCTTTATGCTTTAAAAGCGAATTACGGCATGGCCGGCTTGACGATTGAATCCTTAAAAAAATTCCGTTCGATAGAGTCAGGTCTGACTGGACACGGCGAAGTTCATCTGTTCCCAGAAGGCGTGTTTATTTCTAACGGTCCTTTGGGTTCCGCGTTTCCGCAAACTCAAGGTTTGGCGATGGGTGAGGCTTTGTCAGGAAAAAATCGTGTTACGATCACCACGATTTCTGATGGAGCTTGTATGGAAGGGGAGGCGAAAGAAGCTTTTGCGGCCATTCCGGGTTTTGCAAAAAACGGCAAAATGGGCCCTTATGTTTTAATCATCAGTGATAATAATACGAAACTGTCAGGTCGTATTGATGCAGAATCTTTTTCGATGACTCCAACTTTTAATTCTTTAAAAGATTTGGGTTGGAATGTGATCACTTTGACTGAAGGCAATGATTTGCAAAAGTCATTTGATACGATTGCTCAAGCGGTCGAGATGGCTAAGGCCAATCCGAAGGCGCCAGTTGTGATTCACGCACGCACGGTCAAAGGGATCGGCACGAAAAAAACGGCGGAGTCGGCTTCGGGGGGGCATGGCTTCCCGTTGAAAAGTCCTTCTGAATTGGCGGCGTTCCTTGGTGAAATCAATAATGGTGTTGCATTAGAAGCTCTTTACACAGGATGGATTGAGGAGCTCGTTAAGCACGAAGCAGATTTAAAAGCGAAGGCCGTGAAAGACACGGGCGAAAAAATTCAAATCGGCGTTTCGGCCGCGATGGTTCGTGCGCGGAAAGCGGGTTTACCCGTCATCAGTGTGACTTCGGATCTTCCGGGGTCAACCGGGGTGGCTGGTTTCCGCAAAGAATTCCCGAATGACTCTGTCGACGTAGGGATTGCTGAAAGCAATATGGTTTCAACGGCGGGTGGATTGTCAAAATTAGGTTATATCCCGGTGGTGGATACATTCGCACAGTTTGGTGTGACCAAGGGCGCTCTGCCGTTAACGATGGGTTCTTTATCTGAAGCACCGATCATCGCCATCTTTTCACACACCGGATTTCAAGATGCAGCGGACGGGGCTTCTCACCAAGCTTTAAGTTACTTGGCGATGACGTCTTCGATTCCTCACTTGGATGTTTACTGTCTTTCATGCAGCGAAGAAGCAGATGCGCTGGTTACAGCCGCGATTGAAAACTTCGCGAAAGAAAGAAAAGCGGGTCGTGTTCCAAATTCTTCTGTTTTCTTTCTGGGTCGTGAGAACTTTCCGAAATCCTACATTTCGCCAGCGGGTTATGATTTGAAAAAAGCCCAAGTCTTGCGTGATACGGTGAAGGACAAAGCGAAATCAGTGACGATTGCGACGACGGGATCTTTGGTTCCGCAGGCCTTGCAAGCGGCTCAAGACCTTGAAGCAAAAGGACTGGGGGTTGTGGTTATCAATTCACCATGCGTAAACCATTTTGATCTAGCCACATTTAAGACGGCGATTGAAAAGACCGAGGGCCGTCTCATCACGGCGGATGATCATCAAGTGATCGGGGGCTTTGGTCAAATGCTAGCGCATGCCCTTTTACAAGCTGATGTCGCAGTTAAAGTGAAAAGCCTTGGGGTTCACGGGGAGTTTGGTCAAAGTGCTTATACGGCTCAAGACCTTTATAGAAAACATAAAGTCGACGCTTCGGCGATTGTGGAAACTGCCGGCAGCTTTTTCCAAAAAAGCGGCGCTTGGTAG
- the add gene encoding adenosine deaminase codes for MEKLYSHNIRELPKVELHRHLDCSVRWSTLIELAPQVGIDLESSFQAQRAQFLVTEPMRDLESVLKKFLNAQKVLASEEILSRIAYEACEDAFNDGIRLIEFRYAPTFINEGHTELSFEKIHNALNKGIERAKKAFPMAVGLICIIQRVKSYELATKVVDFAIDHKDSFIALDLADNEEGFDPKPFGPLFQKAKKAGLHITIHSGETPQPQSAQWVKDSIEILGAERIGHGIQIINNKDVLNFVKDRKIPLEVCPISNYLTQSFPTYESHPIKELINQGVLVTVNSDDPGVFATTLSDDYEVLHHVHGFTVKDFKRCNQIAYEYSFIPEKDKLPFKKDFF; via the coding sequence ATGGAAAAGCTTTATTCTCACAATATACGCGAGCTGCCGAAGGTTGAATTGCATCGCCACTTGGACTGCTCAGTGCGTTGGAGTACTTTGATTGAATTAGCCCCTCAAGTTGGCATAGACTTAGAGTCTTCTTTTCAAGCGCAAAGAGCCCAATTTTTGGTCACCGAGCCGATGCGGGACCTTGAATCCGTTCTAAAGAAATTCCTGAATGCCCAAAAAGTTTTAGCCAGCGAAGAGATCCTTTCGCGCATTGCCTATGAAGCTTGTGAGGACGCGTTTAACGACGGAATCCGTTTAATTGAATTTCGCTATGCCCCCACTTTCATCAATGAGGGCCATACTGAACTTAGTTTTGAAAAAATCCATAATGCCCTTAACAAAGGCATCGAACGCGCCAAAAAAGCCTTCCCCATGGCAGTGGGCCTCATTTGCATTATTCAGCGAGTAAAATCCTATGAGCTTGCCACCAAGGTTGTCGACTTTGCTATCGATCACAAGGACAGCTTCATCGCTTTAGATTTAGCCGATAACGAGGAAGGCTTTGATCCAAAACCTTTTGGTCCCTTATTTCAAAAAGCGAAAAAAGCGGGCTTACATATCACCATTCATTCCGGAGAAACGCCGCAACCGCAGTCCGCGCAATGGGTGAAAGACAGTATCGAAATTTTAGGCGCGGAACGCATCGGTCACGGTATTCAAATCATTAACAACAAAGATGTTTTAAATTTCGTGAAGGATAGAAAAATCCCGCTGGAAGTTTGCCCAATCAGCAACTATTTGACCCAAAGTTTTCCTACCTATGAATCGCATCCGATCAAAGAGTTGATCAATCAAGGTGTTTTAGTGACAGTCAATTCAGATGACCCGGGGGTTTTCGCCACGACGTTGAGCGATGATTACGAAGTTCTTCATCACGTGCATGGCTTCACCGTAAAAGATTTTAAGCGCTGCAATCAAATCGCTTACGAATACAGTTTCATTCCTGAAAAAGATAAACTGCCATTTAAAAAAGACTTTTTTTAA